One Kitasatospora sp. MAP12-44 DNA segment encodes these proteins:
- a CDS encoding phytanoyl-CoA dioxygenase family protein, with protein sequence MTTRPVSVRTTSFRQDGYAALGELLSLTEVDAYREIYDRFLNGEIDCGDKRSDLGAGSARSTASENITQIMWPSALFPALLELPLHRRSLAQARELMGEDVILDFDMLIDKAPHTAVPTPWHQDVAYWVGLPDTRAVSIWVALDEATLDNGCMWYVRGSHQTLIRPHWPAGAGGGAIECECSEDEPGAAPVPLAPGYAAAHGGGTLHYSRGNTTGGHRRAYVLNFRPAAMVKLEREKGMDHGLRSNVRAVRNADAR encoded by the coding sequence ATGACCACACGCCCCGTTTCCGTGCGAACCACGTCCTTCCGCCAGGACGGCTATGCCGCTTTGGGCGAGCTGCTGTCGCTGACCGAGGTCGACGCGTACCGGGAGATCTACGACCGCTTCCTCAATGGTGAGATCGACTGCGGTGACAAGCGCTCGGACCTCGGTGCCGGCAGTGCCCGCAGCACCGCCTCCGAGAACATCACGCAGATCATGTGGCCCTCCGCGCTGTTTCCGGCGCTGCTCGAGCTTCCGCTGCACCGGCGCTCTCTTGCGCAGGCCCGGGAGTTGATGGGCGAGGACGTGATCCTGGACTTCGACATGCTGATCGACAAGGCACCGCACACCGCGGTGCCGACGCCCTGGCACCAGGACGTCGCCTACTGGGTCGGACTGCCGGACACCCGGGCCGTGTCCATCTGGGTCGCGCTGGATGAGGCGACGTTGGACAACGGCTGCATGTGGTACGTCCGCGGCTCGCACCAGACCCTGATCCGTCCGCACTGGCCGGCCGGTGCCGGCGGCGGCGCGATCGAGTGCGAGTGCTCGGAGGACGAACCGGGCGCAGCACCGGTGCCGTTGGCCCCCGGCTATGCCGCCGCGCACGGCGGTGGGACGCTGCACTATTCCCGCGGCAACACCACCGGCGGGCACCGCCGCGCGTACGTCCTGAACTTCCGTCCGGCCGCCATGGTCAAGTTGGAGCGGGAGAAGGGGATGGACCATGGTCTGCGGAGCAATGTGCGGGCCGTGCGCAACGCGGACGCGCGGTGA
- a CDS encoding HAD-IA family hydrolase, which translates to MLVHHGIHRLRLDKLLPVIVTLDDVPRAKPASDAYLEAARRLGADPARCLAVDDSDDGIAAAQAEAFTALPVLGRLPGATHL; encoded by the coding sequence GTGCTCGTCCACCACGGCATCCACCGACTCCGGCTGGACAAGCTGCTGCCCGTCATCGTCACTCTCGACGACGTACCCCGGGCAAAGCCGGCCTCCGACGCATACCTGGAAGCCGCCCGCCGTCTCGGCGCCGACCCGGCCCGGTGCCTGGCCGTCGACGACTCCGATGACGGCATCGCGGCTGCCCAAGCCGAGGCGTTCACTGCCCTGCCTGTCCTCGGCCGCCTACCTGGAGCCACCCACTTGTGA
- a CDS encoding MerR family transcriptional regulator, translated as MAGGLTAVGQERSSGRRRDGCCPTSGRSGLDLRHCSKVYGRGVTSLRISQLAERSGVPATTLRFYEGAGCCPPAGPRPDTASTARNRWSAWHSSARPSPRRRRRPARRAVRSGVLTPSPLSAPVGTSPSLVLVTRSVALFLGGQGDGRRAR; from the coding sequence ATGGCCGGTGGCCTGACCGCTGTCGGGCAGGAGCGCTCCAGCGGTCGGCGCCGGGATGGATGTTGCCCGACCAGCGGCAGAAGCGGGCTTGACCTTCGACACTGCTCCAAGGTTTACGGTCGCGGTGTGACCAGCCTTCGGATCTCCCAGCTCGCCGAACGCAGTGGTGTGCCCGCGACCACCCTGCGGTTCTACGAGGGCGCGGGCTGCTGCCCGCCGGCCGGACCGCGTCCGGATACCGCGTCTACGGCGAGGAATCGGTGGAGCGCTTGGCATTCATCGGCGCGGCCAAGCCCCCGCCGCCGGCGCCGGCCTGCTCGCCGAGCTGTTCGATCCGGCGTCCTGACCCCGTCCCCGCTCTCCGCACCCGTCGGCACAAGTCCTTCCCTCGTGCTCGTCACCCGCTCCGTTGCCCTGTTCCTTGGCGGTCAGGGTGATGGGCGGCGGGCGCGGTGA
- a CDS encoding AraC family transcriptional regulator, with the protein MTAPPFNDEVDLGQTAERTVVDLAGLGLGPMLALGRYRYLYAHAARPPERHRTLLVLAVPVRGMFAFDVDGEVHRVRPGQAIRVPPGAAYHTGLTAEPRGELIWLIARTNAPTLPGQDDLHRALEALMVPGPLMAPGADPVRDSLERALALAGGERDWTTEALLRHTVAAAVLEATRAFTHTGSPPATWPHHRIVPVLAWIEDHIADPVTPAELADMAGLSTSHFYEAFRTATGTTPKDYLLRRKTEYARDWLQRDPAVPVTAVAHTLGFSSSQRFATIFRRYHGISPTVCRTTFRDHREP; encoded by the coding sequence ATGACGGCACCGCCGTTCAACGACGAGGTGGACCTGGGCCAGACCGCCGAACGCACCGTGGTGGATCTGGCCGGGCTCGGTCTGGGCCCGATGCTGGCCCTGGGCCGCTACCGGTACCTGTATGCCCATGCCGCACGGCCGCCGGAGCGCCACCGCACCCTGCTGGTACTGGCCGTGCCGGTTCGCGGCATGTTCGCCTTCGACGTCGACGGTGAGGTCCATCGGGTGCGCCCCGGCCAGGCCATCCGCGTTCCGCCTGGCGCCGCCTACCACACGGGCCTGACCGCCGAGCCCCGCGGCGAGCTGATCTGGCTCATCGCCCGGACCAACGCCCCGACGCTGCCCGGCCAGGACGATCTCCACCGGGCGCTGGAGGCGCTCATGGTCCCGGGGCCGCTCATGGCCCCGGGGGCGGACCCTGTCCGCGACAGCCTGGAGCGGGCCCTGGCCCTGGCCGGCGGCGAGCGCGACTGGACCACCGAGGCGTTGCTGCGGCACACCGTCGCCGCAGCGGTACTGGAGGCCACCCGGGCGTTCACTCACACCGGATCACCGCCGGCGACCTGGCCGCATCACCGCATCGTCCCCGTGCTGGCCTGGATCGAAGACCACATCGCCGACCCGGTCACCCCCGCCGAGCTCGCCGACATGGCCGGGCTGTCCACGAGCCACTTCTACGAGGCGTTCCGCACCGCGACCGGCACCACTCCCAAGGACTACCTGCTGCGCCGCAAGACCGAGTACGCCCGCGACTGGCTGCAAAGAGACCCGGCGGTGCCGGTCACGGCCGTCGCTCACACGCTGGGGTTCTCATCTTCGCAGCGGTTCGCCACGATCTTCCGCCGCTACCACGGCATCTCACCCACGGTTTGCAGAACAACCTTCCGCGATCACCGCGAACCATAG
- a CDS encoding IS1634 family transposase: MYLRTTQRKKKDGTAVRYVQLAHNHRVGGSTQAEVLHNFGREDQLDTDGLRRLVTSINRYLGEGGDAAAPAVGGGLQVTGSRPLGAVWLLQGLWRQLDIDAALTKILGPRRFRTDVERVLFALVANRAVAPASKLSAAEWAGRDAAIPGLQAMDEDQAYRAMDLLVEADAQAEVQEAVFFAVANLLNLEVDLLFFDTTNTYFERDEPDAGENPFRTYGKSKDHRDDLPQITIGLAVTKEGVPVRCWCWPGGTSDQAILPQVKDDMRDWKLGRVITVVDRGFSSADNLAYLTRAGGHFIAGMRMRDGNDLAEAALARQGRYQSVRDNLRVKEVKLDQAPGRRFVICHNPAQEERDRHHREEAITRIEAELERIRTQRERDAKRLTTAKARERAEATHVRAECALIEHPTLKRWLRTSKSGRLAIDRAKVKAEGRLDGKYLLTSSDPHLTAEEIAVGYKALLEAERGFRDLKTVLELRPVFHRLEHRIRAHVLLCWLALLLIRVAERRTGQTWNRISTELGRVHEVTLTGDAGQLTQTTPLTSEQATIYRDCGIKPPPRITAADPA; the protein is encoded by the coding sequence ATGTACTTGCGGACCACTCAGCGGAAGAAGAAGGACGGGACGGCGGTCCGCTACGTGCAGCTCGCGCACAACCACCGCGTGGGCGGCAGCACTCAGGCCGAGGTGCTGCACAACTTCGGCCGCGAGGACCAGCTCGACACCGACGGTCTGCGCCGCCTGGTCACTTCGATCAACCGCTACCTCGGCGAGGGCGGTGACGCGGCGGCACCGGCGGTCGGCGGCGGCCTGCAGGTGACCGGCTCGCGTCCCCTGGGAGCGGTCTGGCTACTGCAGGGCCTGTGGCGGCAGTTGGACATCGACGCCGCACTCACGAAGATCCTGGGTCCGCGCCGGTTCCGCACCGACGTCGAGCGCGTGCTGTTCGCCCTGGTCGCCAACCGCGCCGTCGCCCCGGCCTCGAAGCTGTCGGCCGCCGAGTGGGCCGGCCGCGACGCGGCGATACCGGGCCTGCAGGCGATGGACGAGGACCAGGCCTACCGGGCGATGGACCTGCTGGTGGAGGCCGACGCCCAGGCCGAGGTCCAGGAAGCGGTGTTCTTCGCGGTCGCGAACCTCCTCAACCTCGAAGTCGACCTGCTGTTCTTCGACACCACCAACACCTACTTCGAACGCGACGAGCCCGACGCGGGTGAGAACCCGTTTCGCACATACGGCAAGAGCAAGGACCACCGCGACGACCTGCCGCAGATCACCATCGGACTGGCCGTCACCAAGGAGGGCGTGCCGGTTCGCTGCTGGTGCTGGCCCGGTGGCACCAGCGACCAGGCGATCCTGCCGCAGGTCAAAGACGACATGCGCGACTGGAAGCTGGGACGGGTGATCACCGTGGTGGACCGCGGCTTCTCCAGCGCGGACAACCTGGCCTACCTCACCCGCGCCGGCGGCCACTTCATCGCCGGGATGCGCATGCGCGACGGCAACGACCTCGCCGAGGCCGCCCTCGCCCGCCAGGGCCGCTACCAGAGCGTCCGCGACAACCTGCGGGTCAAGGAGGTCAAGCTCGACCAGGCCCCTGGCCGACGCTTCGTCATCTGCCACAACCCCGCCCAGGAGGAACGCGACCGCCACCACCGCGAGGAGGCGATCACCCGCATCGAGGCCGAACTGGAGCGCATCCGCACCCAGCGCGAACGCGACGCCAAACGCCTGACCACCGCCAAGGCCCGCGAGCGCGCGGAGGCCACGCACGTGCGCGCCGAATGCGCCCTGATCGAACACCCCACCTTGAAGCGGTGGTTGAGGACGTCGAAGAGCGGACGCCTGGCGATCGACCGCGCCAAGGTCAAGGCTGAGGGGCGGCTGGACGGCAAGTACCTGCTGACCAGCTCCGACCCGCACCTGACCGCCGAGGAGATCGCGGTCGGCTACAAGGCGCTCCTGGAAGCGGAGCGCGGATTTCGCGACCTCAAGACGGTGCTGGAACTGCGGCCGGTCTTCCACCGCCTCGAACACCGCATCCGCGCGCACGTGCTGCTCTGCTGGCTCGCCCTACTGCTGATCCGCGTCGCCGAACGCCGCACCGGCCAGACCTGGAACCGGATCAGCACCGAACTGGGCCGCGTCCACGAGGTCACCCTCACCGGCGACGCCGGACAGCTGACCCAGACCACCCCGCTCACCAGCGAGCAGGCCACGATCTACCGCGACTGCGGCATCAAACCACCACCCCGGATCACCGCAGCAGACCCCGCCTGA
- a CDS encoding FAD:protein FMN transferase: MRTATDHVMGTVVSLTAPDTSDPAAFQAAAAAVFAHLHYDDEVFSPFKPDSPISRIRDGRLPLTALADHPDGPRIREVLDLCEQLKQDSGGAFDAWAVGDPPHFDPCGAVKGWATEAASALALAHGLPRHVLNAGGDVRLHSGDDPAPWRVGITDPHHPGTVLTVLHLQDGAVATSGTAERGAHVFDPRTARPATGLAQVTVTGPDLTLADGYATAALAMTTGPHGPATAHAWLDDLAHRTGYQALTVDPHGAVRHTPGLTGLLTAPAAHHPDRQGTGQRSG, translated from the coding sequence GTGCGCACCGCCACCGACCACGTCATGGGCACCGTCGTCTCGCTCACCGCCCCCGACACCTCCGACCCCGCTGCCTTCCAGGCCGCAGCCGCTGCCGTGTTCGCCCACCTCCACTACGACGACGAAGTCTTCTCGCCGTTCAAGCCGGACAGTCCGATCAGCCGGATCCGCGACGGACGCCTGCCCCTGACCGCCCTCGCCGACCACCCCGACGGCCCACGGATCCGCGAAGTCCTGGACCTGTGCGAGCAGTTGAAGCAGGACAGCGGCGGCGCGTTCGACGCCTGGGCGGTCGGCGACCCACCGCACTTCGACCCGTGCGGCGCGGTGAAGGGCTGGGCTACCGAAGCAGCCTCCGCCCTGGCCCTCGCCCACGGCCTGCCCCGGCACGTCCTGAACGCCGGCGGCGACGTCCGCCTGCACAGCGGCGACGACCCCGCCCCCTGGCGGGTCGGCATCACCGACCCCCACCACCCGGGCACCGTGCTGACCGTGCTCCACCTGCAGGACGGCGCGGTGGCCACCTCCGGCACCGCCGAACGCGGCGCCCACGTCTTCGACCCGCGCACCGCACGCCCCGCCACCGGCCTCGCCCAGGTCACCGTCACCGGCCCCGACCTCACCCTCGCCGACGGCTACGCCACCGCCGCCCTCGCCATGACCACCGGCCCCCACGGCCCGGCCACCGCCCACGCCTGGCTGGACGACCTCGCCCACCGCACCGGCTACCAGGCACTCACCGTCGACCCGCACGGCGCCGTCCGCCACACCCCCGGCCTGACCGGCCTGCTCACCGCGCCCGCCGCCCATCACCCTGACCGCCAAGGAACAGGGCAACGGAGCGGGTGA
- the chrA gene encoding chromate efflux transporter translates to MAAEEDRAGGARVGLGTVALEWGRIGCIGFGGPPTHIALLRKLCVERRQWISAAEFEDGIAATNLLPGPASTQLAIFTAWRLRGLAGALVGGLCFIVPGLVLILALAALFLAGHPPLWVRGTAAGAGAAVAAVAVQAAVSLVPASWNRAGDGRAARGRWIGYGLTGGAAAALVGPWLVLVLVGAGLVEVAMRAGAARERNRWGSWPVLATAPAVGAGGLLALTWVAFKVGALSYGGGFVIIPLMQADAVHHYHWMSDGQFLNAVALGQITPGPVVQTVAVVGYAAAGVWGGLLAAAVAFTPSFLFVIFGGPRFDRLRADQRVQAFLTGAGPAVIGAIAGSSIPLALALEHAWQFGVLGAAAVWLLAARRGVVTALLGAGLLGAVAALAGWPVA, encoded by the coding sequence GTGGCAGCAGAGGAGGACCGGGCCGGTGGTGCCCGGGTCGGGCTAGGGACAGTAGCCCTGGAGTGGGGCCGGATCGGCTGCATCGGGTTCGGCGGTCCGCCAACGCATATCGCGCTGCTGCGCAAGCTCTGTGTGGAACGGCGGCAGTGGATCTCCGCCGCCGAGTTCGAGGACGGGATCGCGGCGACGAACCTGCTGCCGGGCCCGGCGTCGACTCAGTTGGCGATCTTCACCGCGTGGCGGTTGCGCGGGCTGGCCGGCGCGCTGGTCGGCGGGCTGTGCTTTATCGTGCCGGGGCTGGTGCTGATCCTGGCACTGGCCGCGCTGTTCCTGGCCGGGCATCCGCCGCTGTGGGTGCGGGGCACCGCAGCCGGCGCCGGGGCGGCCGTGGCCGCGGTCGCCGTCCAGGCAGCCGTCTCCCTGGTGCCTGCGAGCTGGAACCGAGCCGGCGACGGGCGGGCCGCGCGGGGCCGATGGATCGGCTATGGCCTGACAGGCGGGGCTGCGGCCGCGCTGGTGGGGCCGTGGCTGGTCCTGGTGCTGGTGGGTGCCGGCCTGGTCGAGGTCGCAATGCGGGCCGGCGCTGCGAGAGAGCGGAACCGGTGGGGCTCGTGGCCGGTGTTGGCCACCGCCCCGGCGGTAGGTGCCGGGGGCCTGCTGGCGCTGACGTGGGTGGCGTTCAAGGTCGGTGCGCTGTCTTACGGTGGCGGGTTCGTGATCATCCCGCTGATGCAGGCCGACGCGGTGCACCACTACCACTGGATGAGCGACGGCCAGTTCCTCAACGCGGTGGCGCTGGGGCAGATCACACCAGGTCCGGTGGTGCAGACCGTCGCGGTGGTCGGCTATGCCGCAGCCGGCGTGTGGGGCGGACTGCTGGCCGCCGCGGTGGCCTTCACACCGTCGTTCCTGTTCGTGATCTTCGGCGGACCCCGGTTCGACCGGCTGCGGGCCGACCAGCGGGTGCAGGCGTTCCTGACCGGCGCCGGGCCCGCCGTGATCGGCGCCATCGCCGGCTCCTCGATCCCCCTCGCTCTTGCCCTTGAGCACGCCTGGCAGTTCGGTGTGCTGGGCGCGGCGGCCGTGTGGCTGCTAGCTGCCCGCCGAGGGGTGGTCACCGCCCTGCTCGGGGCGGGACTGCTGGGCGCCGTCGCCGCCCTGGCCGGATGGCCGGTGGCCTGA
- a CDS encoding FMN-binding protein: MNKTTMALLATSAGLALVIGAKVESASSPHSALVATSGPSGAQSPAGGGSTNPGAPTAAAPSGGSNSPSSGSAGASASGRFTGSVVDTRYGPVQVQAVLTDGKITDITVLQQTTGGHSSQIDSYALPQLKSEALAAQSANIDVVSGATYTSNGYAQSLQAALDAAHR, translated from the coding sequence ATGAACAAGACCACGATGGCGCTGCTCGCCACCAGTGCCGGCCTCGCCCTGGTCATCGGGGCCAAGGTCGAGTCCGCCAGCTCCCCGCACTCCGCCCTCGTGGCGACCTCGGGCCCCTCGGGCGCGCAGTCGCCGGCCGGCGGCGGCTCCACGAACCCCGGCGCACCCACCGCCGCCGCGCCGTCGGGCGGGTCGAACAGTCCGTCGTCGGGCTCCGCCGGGGCCTCGGCCAGCGGGCGGTTCACCGGCAGCGTGGTCGACACCCGCTACGGCCCGGTGCAGGTCCAGGCCGTCCTGACCGACGGCAAGATCACCGACATCACCGTGCTGCAGCAGACCACCGGCGGCCACAGCTCGCAGATCGACTCCTACGCCCTGCCCCAACTCAAGTCCGAGGCACTGGCGGCGCAGAGCGCCAACATCGACGTCGTCTCGGGCGCGACCTACACCTCCAACGGATACGCGCAGTCGCTCCAAGCCGCCCTCGACGCGGCCCACCGGTGA